The sequence below is a genomic window from Vibrio spartinae.
GGATTTTCAGGTCATGCATCCCGTGATGAACACGGTGCATTGCGTGCCATATCGGGAGTGCAATTGTTGCAATCACAAAGAGTGCACCAATGATATTGGTCGCAAAGCCTGCAACACGGTCATAGCTCAAGGCATCCGCATCAAGCATTCCCAGCGGCCCCATGACCCCCAATACAAAAATGGTGATTGGGGTAATCATGGCAAACCATGTGCCACCGGCACCGAACAGGCTCCACCAGATTGGTTCGTCTGAACGTTTTGGATTTTGGTTAATCACGTGAGTCTCCTTAAACGATGATGAGCACAAAAACAGAAATCACAGCAACGACAACCCATTGGCTCAGCACGATAATTTTCTTATCGATTAACTTGCCTTTCAGTCGCATCGGTACCACTTGCGGCATCATGCCAAAGAACGTATAGGCATGAAACAAACTGGCGATCAGCGCAATGATGTTAATCACAATCACTAGCGGGTTTGCCATAAAGTCCAGCCATGATTGCCATGCTTCCGGCCCCTTCACCAGACATCCCAGACCGACAGTGAGGAAGAGGGTAAACACGATTAACGGCAGAACCGTTGCCTCACGGATCATATAGAAGCGATAGAACGGATTGCTTTTCCACCACGTCCGTTTCACTTCTCTTACATAGGGCTTACGATTACTCATCTCTTTTATGCCTCCTGAGGTTTCAACATCGCGATGACAAAGTCCATGGACGACGCCACTTTACCTTGGTTGACCGCCGCTGCCGGATCGACACTCTTCGGACACACTTCAGAGCAGTAACCCACAAAGGTACAAC
It includes:
- the frdD gene encoding fumarate reductase subunit FrdD: MINQNPKRSDEPIWWSLFGAGGTWFAMITPITIFVLGVMGPLGMLDADALSYDRVAGFATNIIGALFVIATIALPIWHAMHRVHHGMHDLKIHTGVVGKIACYGIAAIISALSIVFIFMI
- the frdC gene encoding fumarate reductase subunit FrdC; protein product: MSNRKPYVREVKRTWWKSNPFYRFYMIREATVLPLIVFTLFLTVGLGCLVKGPEAWQSWLDFMANPLVIVINIIALIASLFHAYTFFGMMPQVVPMRLKGKLIDKKIIVLSQWVVVAVISVFVLIIV